The following DNA comes from Novipirellula caenicola.
ACGAAGCCGGATCGCACCACGATCGAAGCGGATGTCCGGCGGGAAATGACCAACCGTATCGCGTCGGGGATGATGCAGTTATTGACTGGCGAAAGCAACGGGGCGACCGTTGCCGTCGCGGACCCTGTGCAGACGATTCCCGACCGCCAATCATCGGCGGATGCCAATAGCGAATTCATGGCACCATGGATTGACACGCCCGAGTGTACCTCGTGTGACGAGTGCGTCCGTTTGAACCCCAATATCTTTGCCTACAACGACAAGAAAAAGGCATTCATCCAAAATCCAGAAGGAGGGCCTTACAAGGACTTGGTCAAGGCCGCCGAACGCTGTACAGCCCAAATTATTCACCCAGGGTTGCCGAAAGACCGCAGCGAAAAGGACATTGGAAAATGGATCGCTCGTGCTGAGAAGTTCAACCAATGAGAAATCTACGGTTTGACTTTTTTCGCGGTAAGACATTCGCCCATGGGATTCATCCTCCTGAATCGAAACAGGAGACTTGTCATCGCGAGATTCAACAATTCCCGTTTGCACCGCTATTGATCGTGCCACTTTCGCAGCACATCGGCAAACCGGCTGTTCCCGTGGTGGATGCAGACGACGAAGTGGTGCGCGGCCAGTTGATCGCTGCGGCAGACGGATTCATGTCAGTGGCGATCCACGCTCCGGCGTCAGGAATCATCCGCCGAATTGCCCCAACCCCCAGCATCAACGGAAAGATGGAACCCGCATTTTTTCTTGAGCCGTTTGCGGCATCGACTCAAGAAGTGGTCGAGGGAACTCCGCTGGACATCGATTCGGCAAGCGGTGAGCAGATCCTCGCCGCGATCCAGTCCGCGGGCATTGTCGGGCTCGGGGGCGCCGGATTTCCGACCCATGCGAAACTGAAAATCCCCGACGACAAGTTTGCCGACACGTTGGTGATCAACGGCATCGAATGTGAACCGTATCTGACGACCGATCACCGCGTGATGCTTGAACATGCCGACGACGTGATCACCGGTGTCGGTTACTTGTTACGCGCGACCGCTGCCGAGCGGGCGATCATTGCGGTCGAAGCAAACAAACCCGATGCGGCGGAATCGCTTCGACGCGTGTTGCCGCCGTCGGTCCCGATCACCATCGAAGTCTTGCCCGTGAAATATCCGCAAGGTGCCGAGAAGATGTTGATCACCGCGTTGTTGGGCCGAGAGGTTCCTTCACGCGGATTGCCGCTCGATGTGCATGCGATTTGCGTCAACGTGGGGACTGCGGCTGAGATTGGCAAATTGATTCCTCACGGACTCGGGCTGCAGGAACGCGTCGTCACGGTGGGCGGACCAGCGATCCAGCGGAAAGGCAACTACCGCATCCCGATCGGTACGACGCTGCGGTTTATTTTGGAAACCTTGGGCACCGAACCCGACATTTCGACCGTTGTGATGGGCGGACCGATGATGGGGGCGGCCGCCTCGAGTTTGGATATCCCAATCACCAAAGGCTCCACCGGCGTGATCGCGTTTACCGAGCGTGAAACGGGCAAGCTGAGATCACGAAAGCAGTTTCCCTGTATCAAGTGTGGCGACTGCGTCGACGTCTGTCCGCTCTTTTTGAACCCGTCACAATTGGGACTGCTTGCCGAACATGGTCGTTATTCGTCGATGGTCAACGACCACCACTTGATGGACTGTTTCGAGTGTGGCTGTTGCACGTTTGTGTGCCCTGCTCACATTCCCTTGGTCCAGCAATTTCGCGTCGCCAAGGCGGCGATGCGCAAGGCGGCAAGGAGCGAGGGATGACCCCGTTATCCAAAACGCTGACGATCCAAAGTTCGCCGCACATTGGTGCCACGTCAAGTGTCGACTCGATCATGCGGAACGTGGTGTTTGCATTGCTGCCGGTGTGTGCATTCGCAATTTACGTATTTGGGATTTCCGCCGCATTGATCTTGGTGGTGGCCGTGTTGTCCTGCGTGCTAACGGAACACCTACTGTGTTGGTTCGCTGGCCGACCAACCACCGTCGGCGACGGATCGGTGCTGATCACTGGCATCTTGTATGGATTGATTCTGCCACCAAGTTTGCCACTCTGGATGGTGGTTGCGGGTGGAGTGATCGGAGTTGCGATGGGAAAGTTCCTTTTTGGTGGGCTTGGCTACAACGCGTTTAATCCTGCTTTGGTGGGACGGGCGATCTTACAGGCCGCCTTTCCTGCAGCAATGACGACGTGGCCATCCGAATCCGTCGCCTCGTTCACGTCGCTCCCATCGTCGACACTTGCGCTGCCACTGACCAAGCCGGTTTACGATGGCATCTCGGCGGCGACGCCGCTGGCGAAATGGAAATTCGAGCAGATTCCAACCGACACGACGGACCTTTTTATGGGCACGGTCTCGGGATCGACCGGAGAAACATGTGCAGCCCTGATCTTGCTCGGAGGCGTCTACTTGGTGGCTCGCCGAATGATGAGTTGGCGGATCCCGGTAGCGATCCTTTCCACCGTTGCCCTAGGCAGCACGCTATTGCAAGCGATTGATCCGACTCGCTATGCAGGACCCTCGTTGATGTTGTTTTCAGGCGGTTTGATGTTGGGAGCGGTCTTCATGGCCACCGATATGGTTGCCTCGCCGATCACTCATCTTGGCTGTGTCATCTACGGGATTTTGATCGGTTTGTTGGTCGTCGTCATTCGAGTTTGGGGGGGCATGCCCGAGGGCGTAATGTACGCGATTCTGATTGGCAATGCCATCTCGCCCCATATCGACCACTGGATTCAACCGCGAGTCTATGGCACGGCATCTCGAGGAGACGTGGTATGAATAGCTCGCTTCCCACTGACCCGACGTTGTCCGGATTGGCAAGCACGCCGCCTCCGCCAACGGCATCGATTTACGGAGTGGTGTTGAGTGTCGGGATCGTGTGCAGTCTTGCCGTTGTGATTGTTTATCAGTTGACGGGGCCTCGGATCATCCGTAACCGAGTGGCACTGCGTCACGACGCCATTCTGGCGGTCCTGCCCGATGCAGTGACGGTGATCCCGTTCGAGTTTGACACCACCCTAGGTCAGTTCCAGCCTGCTGCGACGGATGACGCCGATTCCGATCTTGTGTACGCAGGCTTTGGGCCGGGCGGAGAACTTGTCGGTTTGGCAATCGAGACCGAGGGGATGGGGTATCAGGACACGATTCGGCTGATGTATGGATACTCGCCACACGAGCAAGCGATCATCGGCATTCGCGTGCTAGAAAGCCGTGAAACGCCAGGGCTCGGCGACCGCATTGAAACGGATGTCAATTTCCTGAGTCACTTTCGACGATTGGATGTGTCGCTCGAATCCACCTCGAACCAGCTTGCCCATTCGATTGAGTTTGTCAAATCGGGAAACAAGACTGACCCTTGGCAGATCGACGGGATCACCGGAGCAACGATTTCGTCGCGAGCTACCGCGGCGATGATCGGTGACAGTGCAGCGGACTGGATCCCTCGCGTCTATCCTCGCCTTGCCGATTTCACGGCAACCTCACAGGAGACGCGATGATGGCTTTTCCGCACGTCGAACCTGAAGCAGTGCCGCCCGCGACGGACGATCTCGTTAATGGCATTTGGAAACAGAATCCAGTCTTTGTCCACGTGTTAGGGATGTGTCCGGTGCTGGCGGTTTCCAACACTGCGATCAACGCGCTGGCGATGGGGTTAGCGACTTCGTTTGTGTTGCTGATGTCCAACGTTGTCGTCTCGCTGATTCGCCACGTCGTTCCAAACCAAGTCCGCATTGTGACGTTCATTATGGTGATCGCCACGTTTGTCACGATTGTCGACTACGTAATCCAAGCGATCAGTTTGCCGCTGCATCGGTCGCTAGGAGCCTTTATTTCGCTGATCGTGGTCAATTGTTTGATCCTGGGGCGGGCCGAAGCGTTTGCCTCGAAACATCGCCTGGGGCGTTCGACGCTGGACGCACTTGGGATGGGCGTCGGTTTCACGGTCGCGTTGCTTTGCTTGGGCGCCGTTCGCGAACTGCTCGGCAATGGCAGTCTGTTTGGATTTCGAATGTTCGGCGAGTCGTTCCAGGAGTGGACAATCATGATGCTGCCGCCGGGCGGATTTTTTACGCTGGCAGCATGGTTGTTGTTAATCCACTGGTTTGAACAACGTCGTGGTGGCACCGAAACCCAGCGTGAGGTGGTCCGATGAGCAACGAGTCGCTTGGCGTGATCTTCATCAACGCATGTTTAGTGAACAATTTTGTGCTGGCCTATTTTCTTGGGATTTGTCCGTTCTTGGGCGTGTCCGCCAAACGTCAAACCGCAATGGGGATGGGGGCGGCAGTCACGCTGGTGATGACCGTCAGCTCGATTGCCGCGTCAGCAATCCACACGTTGTTGGTGTACTTGGACACACCTTATTTGCAACTGATTTCGTTCATCGCGGTGATCGCATCGATGGTCCAATTGGTCGAGATGTTCATTAAAAAGGTCAGCCCAAGTCTATTTCGATCATTGGGGATTTTTTTGCCACTGATCACGACGAACTGTGCGATCCTGGCGGTTGCCCTATTTCAAACCAACCGAGGCTACGACTGGCTTCAGTCGATCGTGTTTGCGATCGGTGCCGGAGTGGGCTTCACATTGGCTCTGGTACTGATGGCTGGAATTCGCGAGAAACTTGAACTTGCCCGTCCACCAGATCTTGTCAAAGGGGCGGCATTGACCTTGATCATTGCGGGATTGCTTTCGATTTGTTTTATGGGGTTCGCGGGGTTAATGGGGTGAGATGATGATTGCACTAATCAAAGCCATCATCGGAGTCTCGATCATCCTTGGCGGTTGGTTGTGGGTTCAAAACCGTTGGCGAATCGTGACGGGGGCAGCGTCCGATGTCGATGTGTTGGCTGGCCGAATCGGTTGCCATGGATGCGGATGCAAAATGCACTGTGAAAACTTACCGACACATGACCCTACGCATGATGGTTAGATTTCGAGGGAGAATTGGGATGCGACTACAAGACTACGATACAAAGACTCGCTACCGAGCGACGGTGCGGGCCAGCAAACGAATCACTGCTGTGGATTCCCACGAGGAGGTTCGCGACATCTTGATCGAGGTGGAAAGTCAAGAATTCGACGTCGCCGTGGGCCAGAACATTGGTGTGTTGGCGCCGGGGCAAGCGGAAATGGGCCAAGAGTATCATTTCCGGCTGTACAGTATCGCGGATGTCCCGCACAGCACGCCCGAAGGTTATCTGCAGATCCGCATCTGTGTGCGTCGCTGCAACACGATCGACGAATTCACAGGCGAACAGTATCCCGGTGTGGCGTCGAACTACCTGTGCGACCTGACCCGCGGCGAAACCCTGACGATTACCGGGCCGTACGGTCAAACGTTTGAAGCGCCTTCGGATCCGGATGCTACCTTGATTCTGATCTGCGCCGGAACCGGGATCGCCCCCTTCCGCGCTTTCGTCAAATACCTTTATTCCGAGGCGTGTGATTTCAAAGGCCGTGTTTGGCTATTTCACGGTGGCCAAACCGGGATCGATTTGTTGTATCGCAATCAAGAGAAGGATGATTTTGCGCTGTACTACGACCGCGACACGTTCGAAGCGTTCAACGCACTGAGCAACCGCCCCGGTTGGTCCGAGACGGCCGATTGGGGAGCGGCGATTGAAGATCGTGGCGAAGAACTGTGTCGACTACTCTCTGAACCGACAACCTATGTCTACGTGGCAGGGCTCGAGGTCATCCGCGACCAACTGGACGAAGTGATGGCCGAGATCGCGGGCTCGAACCAAACCTGGTTCCGCTGGAAAGAGGATCTCGAAGCCGAAGGCCGCTGGATCGAACTGCTGTATTGATCGGGGCCGATTAGTCGTTCAGACTGCCTGGAATGCCTGAAACCGCAGGCAATTCAGTGCTTGGCTCGCCTGTGACCGGTTCGCCTGTGACCGGCTCTTTAGATGCCGGTTCGTTCGATGCCGGTTCACTCGCAGCGGACTCGACGGGGACCTCCACGGCGATGATCACATGGCTGGGCGTGATTTCGACGACACGTCCCTGGGGCAACACGTCTCCGACGCGTACCAGTTGGGATTCAATCACGGCGATGCGTCCCGAGGTGTTTTGGTAAATGATCTCGACGGCGTCATGCGGTCGATGCTCAATCTTGGTCTTGGGTTCCACTGCGGCGATCGGTTCGACGACCGGTTCGGTAGGAATCTCAACCGCTTTGACTTCAGGTTCTGTAGATACCGATTCTTGCTTTTTGACAAAAATGGTTTCAAACGGATTTGTCTGCAAGACCTGCTGCAGACGGACGTCGGGCCAGCGAATCGGCGCTGTGACGTTGTCTTGAGACTTTTGAAACGATGTATTGGTGATCGCGCGATAGTCTCGTCGCGTTGACGGTATCTCAAATTCAGTGCTTTCCTGCGCAGGCGAAAACAGCACAAAGCCCAGCACGCCGACCAACACCACAATCAACGCGAGCTTTTTCGGTGTGAGGCTGGAAGTCGATAGAAACTCGGATTGACTCATTTGCGTTTTCCTGACGTCGTTAATTCGGGGTCTAAATCGAACAGCAATCGCAATTGACACTCAGCCGAGAACGTTTGTTCGCTGCTCTTAGGCGCCGTCACACTCAACCGGGCGATGCGATAGCTTCGCGGCAGCTGCTGAAGTCCATCCAAGAATCGACACAGCCCGGCATATTGCCCCTCGCCGACAAAGCGAATGTCCATCTCGCTGTGTAGCGGTTTGTTGACCACTGCCCCAGGACGAAAATCACGGATTTGAAACTGACTCGCTTTGGCAAGTTCGGACAACTCGCTGAGAAAGTCGATTTCGCCC
Coding sequences within:
- the pilO gene encoding type 4a pilus biogenesis protein PilO, which codes for MSEIFTTKRSYNLMLHGGGIAGVVVILILMLFARHELQATRIQNDAAQSESLALMDKRNDIHETHRDTEQRVQSTENRVSQFKTKIPTKAGEIDFLSELSELAKASQFQIRDFRPGAVVNKPLHSEMDIRFVGEGQYAGLCRFLDGLQQLPRSYRIARLSVTAPKSSEQTFSAECQLRLLFDLDPELTTSGKRK
- a CDS encoding FMN-binding protein: MNSSLPTDPTLSGLASTPPPPTASIYGVVLSVGIVCSLAVVIVYQLTGPRIIRNRVALRHDAILAVLPDAVTVIPFEFDTTLGQFQPAATDDADSDLVYAGFGPGGELVGLAIETEGMGYQDTIRLMYGYSPHEQAIIGIRVLESRETPGLGDRIETDVNFLSHFRRLDVSLESTSNQLAHSIEFVKSGNKTDPWQIDGITGATISSRATAAMIGDSAADWIPRVYPRLADFTATSQETR
- the rsxC gene encoding electron transport complex subunit RsxC yields the protein MRNLRFDFFRGKTFAHGIHPPESKQETCHREIQQFPFAPLLIVPLSQHIGKPAVPVVDADDEVVRGQLIAAADGFMSVAIHAPASGIIRRIAPTPSINGKMEPAFFLEPFAASTQEVVEGTPLDIDSASGEQILAAIQSAGIVGLGGAGFPTHAKLKIPDDKFADTLVINGIECEPYLTTDHRVMLEHADDVITGVGYLLRATAAERAIIAVEANKPDAAESLRRVLPPSVPITIEVLPVKYPQGAEKMLITALLGREVPSRGLPLDVHAICVNVGTAAEIGKLIPHGLGLQERVVTVGGPAIQRKGNYRIPIGTTLRFILETLGTEPDISTVVMGGPMMGAAASSLDIPITKGSTGVIAFTERETGKLRSRKQFPCIKCGDCVDVCPLFLNPSQLGLLAEHGRYSSMVNDHHLMDCFECGCCTFVCPAHIPLVQQFRVAKAAMRKAARSEG
- a CDS encoding RnfABCDGE type electron transport complex subunit D, with product MTPLSKTLTIQSSPHIGATSSVDSIMRNVVFALLPVCAFAIYVFGISAALILVVAVLSCVLTEHLLCWFAGRPTTVGDGSVLITGILYGLILPPSLPLWMVVAGGVIGVAMGKFLFGGLGYNAFNPALVGRAILQAAFPAAMTTWPSESVASFTSLPSSTLALPLTKPVYDGISAATPLAKWKFEQIPTDTTDLFMGTVSGSTGETCAALILLGGVYLVARRMMSWRIPVAILSTVALGSTLLQAIDPTRYAGPSLMLFSGGLMLGAVFMATDMVASPITHLGCVIYGILIGLLVVVIRVWGGMPEGVMYAILIGNAISPHIDHWIQPRVYGTASRGDVV
- a CDS encoding electron transport complex subunit E → MMAFPHVEPEAVPPATDDLVNGIWKQNPVFVHVLGMCPVLAVSNTAINALAMGLATSFVLLMSNVVVSLIRHVVPNQVRIVTFIMVIATFVTIVDYVIQAISLPLHRSLGAFISLIVVNCLILGRAEAFASKHRLGRSTLDALGMGVGFTVALLCLGAVRELLGNGSLFGFRMFGESFQEWTIMMLPPGGFFTLAAWLLLIHWFEQRRGGTETQREVVR
- a CDS encoding electron transport complex protein RnfA encodes the protein MSNESLGVIFINACLVNNFVLAYFLGICPFLGVSAKRQTAMGMGAAVTLVMTVSSIAASAIHTLLVYLDTPYLQLISFIAVIASMVQLVEMFIKKVSPSLFRSLGIFLPLITTNCAILAVALFQTNRGYDWLQSIVFAIGAGVGFTLALVLMAGIREKLELARPPDLVKGAALTLIIAGLLSICFMGFAGLMG